In Botrytis cinerea B05.10 chromosome 3, complete sequence, the genomic stretch TGAAACCACATCAAGCAATATTTAAGAACCTCTACTTTCGGCCAGAAACTGAACAATAAACAAAGTCTCTCATACATTACAACTTGAATTCGTGTACTCGACTCAAATAATCGACTGGTTTGCATATCGTCCGCAACTATTCAGTGCTTGTGTTAACGACCTCAAATCTCACCCTCAACCTTTCCGTGATCCACTACAGAGCATCGTCGGATCTTCGAACAAATGGCTTCTAACTCTGGAGGGTCCACCAGCGATGTTCCAGAGAATTTTCGCTCGTCGAGAGCGCAAACAACGGCCCCCGAAAGACATACGCCAAGAAACCACAATGTATCCAGCACCGAGAGCAGCTTTAGAACATCCTCTTCCACAGCTCCCACTACAGATGAATATCCGCTGTCTTCAATCCTTTCTGGAGATAATAGAGAGTATACACCAACTGGCGAAATTCCGTCAAGACTCCATGAAAATCACACCCGTCGAATGGATTCCAACCACCCGCGCATCCCTGCATCTTCCACACCTCGCACTACAGCGGAATACCCGCTGAATTTGATCGCTACTACAGCAAGTAGCCGCTCGTCCACAGTTCGAACAACGACTGTCTCGACGACTGTCAGATATGGTTCAGAAAGCCTCAACGATACGAGCCTTAGGGCCAGAAATATCGACCGAGCTCGGCTTTCCCGTGATCGACTTGAACCTTACAACTTAGATGCTCCAAGAAACAGACGTCATACCCCGCGTGTGCATTTCTCGGATGATATCGACGAAACACCTTCTGATTCGCACCCTACGGTTGACGCTTATTACAACTCTTATATACGACGCATAAGCGAAGGTCATGGCATGGTTCCCGAACGGGACTATGCTCCAACAAGACATGATCCTTCGATGGCCGAAACAACAAGAAGCTATACAAATACTTCAAACCCCAGTCAAGTCGCTTCTCCGAGAAGATATCGGCCTTTCCCGCTTACAACATCCACAACCTTTATGGATCTGCCGGATCTCGATCGAGTCTATAGTAATTCGAGAAGACAAACTCATTTTCCGCGTCCAACAGCCACAAGCTCTGTCAGTATGTCAAATCCCATTTCGGCTTCTACTCCTAATATCGAACAAGCACAAACAACTCCCGAAGTCAGCTCACCACAAGTTCCCGAGGCGCCAACCGCCGCCAGCACAGACGAATGTCCCATCTGTATCTCTCCACTCATTGCTCCTCTCAATGCCATCCTCGTGCACCCATGCCGTCACGCATTCTGCCTCAAGTGTATTCAGACATGGATTCGAACCCAGCGACAAAGCCTCCATGCCCGATCTGTAAACTGTCCCTTTTGTCGAGGACCCATTAACAGAATCGTGGACCGGGATGGAAATATTGTAGAATATCAGATAAACAACGTCCCAACTGCGCGGGCGGAACGCAtgggaggatggagaagatcgATTATAGATGCACTTGCGAATGGTATTGATCCAACGCCAAGAGCTTTGCGAACAATGGGTGGTGTGGGTGCGTCTGATGAGTTCAGAAGAACGTTGAATAGGGTGGGACCTGCGGGGAATATTAGTGAGCAGATTGCAAGAGTGCGAGAAAGATTGGATGACGCGGATGCAAATTCGAGTCGACCGTCGAACGCGAATGATTTACCGAACGGGGCTTTGGGCTGGTGGACTTGAGAGGTAGCTTGTGTTGATCAAGGAGTATGGAGAGATGGGGGGCTCTGAAGGTTGATTAAAGGAGCATatgagagaaagggaaacGCATGGTATTCTGGATGTATGGGAATTAGTATTCGAGTGCAAATTCACGATGAGAGTATCACGTTGACATGATATATGGCTCAGATTAATCTGAAGTTATTGGTCAAGGACATGAATGTATTTACCATCAAACAATGTGAGCTGGTTGCAATTGTGAAAGATGTGACATCCTATTCACTTTCAACAAATCGGAAAATTGTCCTTTGGACTCCTCGTTTCTGCACTTGGGCATCGACTTCTTTCACCCGTAAATGGTGGGCTCCGAAAAGCATAACAAAATACCAACAAAAACATAGAGATCCCGAGGGAATCTCGACTTGCCAATCAACTTTTACGAGTTCCTTttgcctttcttctttcctgtGAAGAACCTTGCATCCATCACAATTGCCTGTTTTCTTGTTGATTACCTGGCTACACCTACAGACTACGTCGATGACCGAGCTCTTTTTCACTTACCACGACTTCAACGAGGACTCCATCCAAAATATTCGGAGCAGCAACACTAATAGAAACCAAGAGCGAGAAGAACAGAACTAAAGATCATCATTCACTTGTCTACTCATTTCTTCGAGTCAAGGTAAATGGAAATCTGATCTCGACGACCGGTATCGAGCTCAGCAGCCTCTCGGTTCTCAATGTTGCAGCTCTTAGGAGCATACCAACACGATTGAAAAGGTGGCAGAAATAAGTAGAAGTATTTGGTGGATTGAGACATGACAAAGGCTTCCGAACTTTCGCAGGAAGGTGGAACTTCCCAGGAGAGAGGGATTCTTGGCGCTTTTCTGGTGAGGAAAAGGGTTATAATCCGAGCTTCCGgttaaatcttataaagcAGGGCTTAGCTatcaaatgaagaatgagagtTTCTGTTGATCTATCTCCTAATTTCGCATTCTGGGAGTGAACGCtgatttcaaagaaaataatcCAGAAGGACCCTCACCCGAAGAGCGTGAGCCGAGTGACATCTAGACTATTCTAGCATGCCagtcaaagaaaaagagcttTACTTTTATCACTCCCCCCCATACTACATTGTGCGTGATCTGGTTCTAGGTCGACCCCGCAACGCCAAGAAGAAGCTATCGCTGTGCATGAAATTCCAAGAAGGCTAAATCCTACTTGATTATGGCTTTCAAGATCGCCATTCCCAACAAACAATGTGCAAGAGGATTCTAAACCAACCGAGGTGCCGGTTCACCCCCTTTCCCCCTCCTATCAACGTAGAAATGGGGGTTTTCGAGAGCAACATGTCTTGCAGTGCGATAGAAAACAAGTTTCTCTGGAAGGCTTCAACGGACATAGCACATGGCGGATAATATCTGGAAGATGCATAGCTATGTATGTGTATCTAGTTCTTCCGCATGTTGTCTTCAGATAAGAGAccatgaaatgaagaaacacGAAGCTGTCTGTCATTAGACACCATAGAGACAAGGAATTGTAATTAGCATCACCTCGTGAAGGTAGAAGCATCTGCGAAGTTGCAATTTACGCACAAGGTGCGTCTAGAATGAAAAGACGTTTGAGCTTATCATCTCACCGCCGCACCTTTTCCAGTGGGGCTCGGGAACATCCGAGAACGTGTTCCTACGAAGTCTGAAATTGATCCTCATCAATATTTGGCCGAATACAATAATCCGATAACATAATTTCTATAGGTATATACCGTATCCGGTTCTTACCCCCGTGGTAACCGCCTTCTTTGTCGTCGTCTTCCCCTTTATCTACCGAGTTCGAAAAGGTAGCAGAGCAGAGCTGCTTCAATTACACGTTTTGTCCTTGTTCTGTAGGATTGGCCCAGCAAGGTATTGCATGTGTATGGATGGGcatataaaaatatcttaTCAACCTCGCATACCAAGAAAGCATATTAAGATTTCCAGATAATAGTCAAAACTATATTTCTGCTCTATGGAAGACCAAGCCACGATGCTTTTACGTTAAAGTTCCAACCTACCGTCAAAACACCCCTGGCTAGAATTTGTCCCAAAACGCCACAATCGATATAGCCATAAGGTCATTTTGACCACGTACCTGCGTTTCGCCGAAGCTTTTCAATCTATTTTTTGGACAGAACGAGAAGCATACATACAATAGCTTGTGAGAAGATTTGCGGTCAACTCAAATATATGGATCATGCCCACCTTTCTGGATGTCGGCTTCTATGGATACGCCCGTGCAATTCGAAGGCTTCGTTGGCGTTGGACCCTCTGTTTATCTCTGAATATCAATTGCAAATTGCAATTGCAGACTGACTTACATTTCTGTATCGACGACGAGTGTGTAATTTGAAATGTCTCGGGAATTGAAAGGTGTTTGTCAGGCAATGTACACGCCCTTTACCCTTAAACAGTGGGCTGATTGAGAATTTAAATACCCACCGGGTTTTCGGAGATTTAGCATGGTACGATGTCTACTTGCTTTCCTGAGGTTTCCAATCGTTTGCTGTATGTGGCAAAAGCTTGCGTGGCGCGCATAGCGACGACGAGCATATGACCCTTAGGAGGGACAATATAAGCACTTGGACAAGTACCGACAAGCTGGTAACCTACAACTATAAATCTTCACAATCTGGAGCGGTAGACCGGAAAAATATCGGAATTTTATCATCCATCACTCATTGCACCATGGTCTTCCCGCCATGGCAATTATGTCGACATGTAGTACATGCGAACATTCTGATGAGAGTGCCTGGAAAGACGTGTGAGGGTTGAATTTCATCCTCCAATTTCGGAGGTACGGTCGGTTCGGGCTGGTCACTGCTTGGATACTCATTTTAAGCAATCTATTCCACAGGTTATCAACGGCGTCCGCTGCGCTACTGATCAACATAGTGGAGAATTTTCCGTTGAGAGGGGGGGTTATCCGACTTTCATGCACCAATCACCTTGCGAGATGCAGGGGTAATTTTCCGGGGCAAATGTCATTCATTTCTCCTTGGCGCAGGTTGTGATTCTAGTCTTTTGgtaaaaatataaatacatgtTCTCCCTAAGGCTGATCTCTTCAATCGCCATTTTCTAACCTTGAATCAACGCATCTTGAAGTCAAGCCTCCCCCAAAAGATCTTTCCAATCATGCGTTCCTTtgccctcctctcccttACAGCTTCTTTGCTCGGAAGCGTCTCTGCCAGCCCTGCTTTAGTAAACCGCGCTGTTGCATTCAACCGAACCGTTGCTCCCGCTGGTGCAATTGTCGTTGACGAGACATGTGAAATTGCCGGCTCCTACACCACATTCCAAGAGGGTATCGATGCATtgtccaccaccaccaccgatGCTCAATACATCTTCGTAGCTCCTGGTACCTACTTCGAGCAAGTGTATCTCCCACCACTCGCATCGAACCTTACCATCCAAGGTTATACCACCGATGCCCGCACCTACGAAAACAACGAAGCCACCCTCACCTACAACCTCGCCCTCATCAACACCACCTCGGATGATTTAACCGCCACTTTCCGTGCccacaacaccaacaccaaagTGTACAACTTGATCATCGAGAACACATTCGGTCACATCAACTCCAATGGACAGAACCTTGCTCTCTCCTCCTACGCCTCCAACGTGGGTTACTACGCCACCCAATTCTGGGGTTACCAAGACACCGTTCTCGCCGAGGCCGGTTACCAGCTCTACGCCAAGTGCTTGATCGTCGGAGCCATTGATTTCATCTTCGGTGAGAAAGCTCTCGCCTGGTTCGAGAACAACGATATCCGTACCATTGCCAACGGAGCTATTACCGCATCGGGTCGTACAAGCGCCGCTGTCGATTCCTGGTATGTGATTAACAACTCCAACATTGCCAATCTCAACAGCAGTCTCACTCCATACAACAACTATCTCGGACGACCATGGAGAGATTACGCACGTGTTGTTTTCCAAAACAGTTATTTGGGTGACAACATCAAAGCGGCTGGATGGCAAGAGTGGAGTACCTCGACTCCAAACACTGATGGAGTTACTTTCGGAGAGTGAGTAATTTCCATgctattctattctatcaCAAATACTACACCTTGGAACCCCCAACTAACAAGCCAACAGATACAACAACTACGGACCCGGAAGCGTTCTCGAAGAAGGCCCCCGTGCAAACTTCAGCTCTCAATTCACAGCTCCCGTTGACATCACCACCGTCTTGGGTACATCCTACACTAGCGAGTTCTACTACGATGCTTCTTACATGTAAAGATGGATCGAGTATAAATTTCTAGTACATAATTTTTattggggagagagagaagggagaggaaatctgtaaatataatatccGCTGTACATATGTAATGAGAATTGAACGGTCGAACTATCACTTCTAAGTatatattcatccatctatctatgtGCATTGATATTAACATCCTGACCAATTTTTCCCTTGAAGCATACTTTCATAGCCCATGATTTCCGTAAATACTTCATTCACATGAACATCTCCATTCATACCCCTTCCCTATCACCCACCTTCCCAACCTAGTCCTAAATcaaatttctatttctattcaTACTATACCATACAATATCATACTACACCATACTACCATCAAAACACAAACAATATAATGCATTACTCCATACcacacctacctacctacctacctatactat encodes the following:
- the Bcpme2 gene encoding Bcpme2; this translates as MRSFALLSLTASLLGSVSASPALVNRAVAFNRTVAPAGAIVVDETCEIAGSYTTFQEGIDALSTTTTDAQYIFVAPGTYFEQVYLPPLASNLTIQGYTTDARTYENNEATLTYNLALINTTSDDLTATFRAHNTNTKVYNLIIENTFGHINSNGQNLALSSYASNVGYYATQFWGYQDTVLAEAGYQLYAKCLIVGAIDFIFGEKALAWFENNDIRTIANGAITASGRTSAAVDSWYVINNSNIANLNSSLTPYNNYLGRPWRDYARVVFQNSYLGDNIKAAGWQEWSTSTPNTDGVTFGEYNNYGPGSVLEEGPRANFSSQFTAPVDITTVLGTSYTSEFYYDASYM